Proteins encoded by one window of Aspergillus puulaauensis MK2 DNA, chromosome 4, nearly complete sequence:
- a CDS encoding DNL-type zinc finger protein (BUSCO:EOG092658X5;~COG:S;~EggNog:ENOG410PPMN;~InterPro:IPR024158,IPR007853;~PFAM:PF05180;~go_function: GO:0008270 - zinc ion binding [Evidence IEA]) gives MHQSLRVSQGLRAAHRAFPRLSVPGGAPRLYSQLSCHHRPSLLRSLPSRSRIAIPSINIRYNSSSSDSSGSSDSSDSSTSNSAPLTDRQSNPKTDAENAEQNRLRREQEPAYRLTFTCRPCGERSSHRVSKHGYHRGTTLIRCPSCENRHVISDHLGIFFDRKRTLEDLLEERGQSITRGELQGDMEFWDDGTVTRKEYDNDTHQARII, from the coding sequence ATGCACCAGTCTCTACGCGTTTCACAAGGCCTCCGTGCCGCTCACAGAGCCTTTCCTCGGCTCTCTGTCCCCGGGGGAGCTCCTCGTCTCTATTCTCAGCTCAGTTGCCACCATCGACCATCGCTTCTGCGAAGCCTCCCAAGCCGCAGCAGAATTGCCATCCCCTCAATCAACATCCGCTACAATTCTAGCTCGTCCGATTCGTCCGGCTCGTCCGATTCATCCGACTCTTCCACATCCAATTCCGCTCCTCTTACCGATCGCCAGTCCAACCCTAAAACAGACGCCGAGAACGCAGAGCAGAACCGATTACGCCGGGAGCAAGAGCCCGCGTACCGACTCACATTCACATGCAGGCCGTGTGGAGAGCGTTCCTCGCATCGTGTATCAAAGCATGGATACCACCGTGGCACCACCCTGATTCGCTGCCCGAGCTGTGAAAACCGCCATGTTATCAGCGATCACCTCGGTATCTTCTTCGATCGGAAAAGGACGTTGGAAGATCTACTGGAAGAACGTGGTCAGTCTATTACGCGTGGAGAACTCCAGGGGGATATGGAGTTCTGGGATGATGGGACTGTGACTCGGAAAGAATATGACAATGATACGCACCAGGCGAGAATTATCTAA